In the Rhodoferax fermentans genome, GTGAATACGAGTTTGTCGAAGGCACCCCGAGCGATTCGCTGATTTTTGTCACCTGCGATGTGGGGGTCGGCGCCGGCATTGTGCTCAATGACCGGCTGTTCACCGGCCAGTACGGCGGTGCCGGTGAAATCGGACACGGCATCCTGCAGATCAACGGCCCCCTGTGCTCCTGTGGGCGCCGGGGGTGTGCGGAGACCTTCTTTGGTGCACGCACCCTGGACAAGCTCACCGACCCCAGCAGTGGCGGAAACTACCTGGGCGTGGTGCTCGCCAACCTGTGGACCACCTTTGACCCCAGTGTGCTGATTGTGGGCGGCCCCTCGTGCGCCAAGTACCCGGGCTTGATCACCCGCGCCCAGGAAACCTTAAAAGCCTATTCGGCCGGTGCCCGCATGCCTGCCCCGCCAGTGCGCCCGGCGCGTTACGGGCTGCTGGCCTCGGCCGTGGGTGCCGCCGCCCTGGTGCTGCACCGTCAACTGCGCCCCATGCAGGCACCCACCGGTTACGCCACCAATCCCGGCGCCCCCGTTTCTGAAGACACCCTTTAACCCAACCCTCCTGGAGAGAATGCCATGTTCCTCGGTATCGATATCGGCACATCAGAAGTCAAGGCCGTGCTGCTTGACACATCCCACCGCGTCGTCGGCTCTGCGGGCTCCGTGCTCACCGTGTCGCGTCCGCATCCGGGCCACAGTGAGCAAAATCCGCACGACTGGTGGAGCGCCACCCAGGCCGCGCTGGGCGAACTGCGGAAAACCCATCCCGCTGAATATGCCGCCGTGCGCGCCATCGGCCTGTCCGGGCAGATGCACGGCGCGGTGTTGCTGGACGCACAAGACCGCGTTCTGCGCCCCGCCATTTTGTGGAATGACACCCGCTGTTCTGAGGAGTGTGTGCAGATGATGGCCGAGTTGCCTGAACTCGCACAACTGGGTGGTAGCCTAGCCATGCCCGGCTTCACCGCCCCCAAATTGCGCTGGGTGGCCCGCCACGAACCCGAGGTGTTCAAACAAGTTGCCAAAGTGCTGTTGCCCAAGGACTACGTGCGCCTGATGCTCACTGGCGACTACGCCACCGACATGTCCGACGCCAGCGGCACCCTGTGGCTGGACGTGCAACAACGCGCCTGGTCCGACAAACTGCTGGCCCTGACCGGCTTTACCCAGGCCCACATGCCGCGTCTGGTGGAAGGAAGCCAGGCCAGTGGCACCCTGACCGCCGAAGTGGCTCAAAGCCTGGGCCTGTCCAAGGACGTGCTGGTGGCCGGTGGTGCAGGCGACAACGCCGCCAGCGCGGTCGGCATGGGTGCCGTCCAGGCTGGGCAAGGCTTTTTGTCATTGGGCACCAGCGGTGTGCTGTTTGTGGTGACCCCGTCTTACCAGCCCAATGCAGCCAGCGCCACCCACGCGTTCTGCCACGCCATACCCGGCCAGTGGCACCAGATGAGTGTGATGCTGTCTGCTGCCAGCGCGCTGCAATGGGTGACCCACCTGCTCGGTGTCGCCAACGAAGGCGCTTTGGCCAACCAGGCCGCCTCTCTGACATTGGCCGAGCGCGCTGCCGCCCCGCTGTTCTTGCCGTACCTGGCCGGTGAACGCACGCCGCACAACGACGCCAATGTGCGCGGCAGTTTCCATGGCCTGAACTTTGAGACCGACGCCACCCGCCTGGGTTATTCGGTGATCGAAGGGGTGACCTTTGGCCTGAACGACGGCCTGGCCGCACTCAAGGCCGCTGGCAGCACGGTGAAACGTTTGTCCCTGGTGGGCGGCGGATCACGCAGCGCCATGTGGGCACAACAACTGGCCTCGGCGCTGGACATCGAGATCGTCACCCACGCCAGCTCCACCGTCGGTGGTGCGCTGGGTGCCGCGCGCCTGGGCTGGCTGGCCACCGGTGCCGACCCACACGCGGTGTGTCTGCCCCCTGCCGTCGAAGCCACCTACACCCCTGACGCCGCTGAGCAAGAGGTGCTGATGCCGCGTTATGCGCAGTTCAGGGCTTTGTACAAACGTTGATCGGCACATCGCCACAAAATTGGCACCAAGCCCAGGTAAATTATGGGCTTGGTGCTATTTTTTTGGAGGCACCCGACAGCCGCTGCTCAGTCACACAGCGTCCATTTGTCTTGCGAGTGGGATGACTGAAGCACCTTGTTGATGAAATACACACCACGCGCGCCGTCTTCCACCCGTGGGTAGTCCGCCGTGGTGGCCTGGCTGCCGTCCAGTCTGGCCCGGATATCCTCGGCCACACCCAGGTAGATATTGGCAAAGGCCTCGATGAACCCTTCCGGGTGCCCGGTCGGCAGCCTGGTGGCCTGGGTAGCAGCAGCGCACAGCCCGACCGAGCCACGTGTCAGCAGACGCGCCGACTCACCCAAAGGCAGGTGCCACAGCTGGCTGGGTTGTTCCTGACGCCAATCCAGAGTGCCGGTGCTGCCAAACACCCGCAGGCGCAAGTCGTTTTCACAGCCCACACAAATTTGGGAAGCCACCAGCACAGCACGCACGCCACCACGCAGGCGCAACAGCAGGTTGACGTCATCGTCCAGCGTGCGCCCGACGCCCAGGGTGCCCAGGTCGGCGCAAATGGCCTCCACCTCCAGCCCGGTCACGCTGGCCAGCAGGTTCTCAGCATGTGAACCAATGTCTCCCAATGCGCCCGCCAGGCCACTTTGGGCCGGGTCGGTGCGCCACAGCGCCTGTTTGTTGCCGGAGGCTTCCACGGCGGTGGCCAGCCAGCCCTGGTGGTACTCCACGATGACCTTGCGCACCGCCCCAATCACACCGCTGCGCACCATCTCGCGCATTTGGCGCACCATCGGGTAACCGGTGTAGTTGTAGGTAACCCCAAACACGGTGTTCTGGCGCGCCACCGCATTCACCAAGGCCTGTGCTTGCTCAGGGGTGTGCACCAACGGTTTGTCACACACCACATTGAACCCGGCGTCTACAAAAGCCTGGGCCACCGGGTAATGCAGGTGATTGGGTGTGACGATGGAGACAAAGTCGATGCGCTCCTCGGGTGGGCGTTTGAGTTCATCAGCCAGCAAGTCTTGCCAGCAGCCGTGGTTGCGATCCTCGGCCAGGAACAGATCGCGGCCCGAGGCACGGGCCTTGTCCGGGTTGCTCGACAAGGCAGCAGCGACCAGTTCAATCTGGCCGTCCAGCGCAGCGGCTTTGCGGTGCACCGCGCCAATAAAAGCATCACGCCCGCCGCCCACCATGGCGTAGCGTAGTTTTCTTGAAGCTGCGCTCATGATCTGTCTTTGGCAAAAACCGCGTCAAACGCCCCGGCTGCGGGTTTGAAGTCCAGCCTTTTGCAGAACGCAGCACTCTCGGTAGCGCCGTGCACCCGGTCCATACGACTGTCTTCCCACTCCACACTCAAGGGGCCGGTGTAGCCAATGTCATTGAGCGCCACGATGATCGATTCAAAGTCCACCATCCCACGTCCGACACTGCGGAAATCCCAGTGGCGCCGGGCGTCCCCAAACGAGGTGTGCCCGCCAAAAACGCCAACCGAACCGTCCCCCCTGCCCCACCAGACATCCTTCATGTGCACGTTGTGGATGCGGTCCGGGAAGGTGCGCAGGAAGCGGACATAGTCCACCCCCTGGTACGCCAGGTGGCTGGGGTCGAAGTTGAAGCCAAAGCGCCGGTGGCCTTGCACCGCCGCCAAGGCGCGCTCGCTGGATGCGATGTCAAAGGCAATTTCGGTAGGGTGCACCTCCAGGGCGAAGTTCACCCCTTCTTTGTCAAACACCTCCAGGATCGGGCCAAAACGCTGGCCAAAGTCGGCAAAACCTTTGTCCCAAAAGGCCTGGGACGTGGGCGGAAAAGCGTACAGGCTGTGCCAGATGGACGAGCCGGTGAAGCAGGTGACGGTTTTGACACCAAAACGGGCCGCAGCACGTGCGGTATCTTGCAACTCGGCAGCGGCACGCTGGCGCACACCTTCGGGCTCACCATCGCCCCAGACATGGGCTGGCAAGATGGCCTGGTGGCGCTCGTCGATCAGGTCACACACCGCCTGCCCCACCAGATGGTTGCCAATGGCCAGACACTGCAGGCCGTGGCTGGCCAACAGGGCACGTTTGTCTTTCACGTAACCGGGCGACGCCAGTGCCTGCTGGACGTTGAAATGGTCGCCCCAGCAGGCCAGCTCCAGCCCGTCGTAGCCCATGCTTTTGGCCAGCGGCGCCAGCTCTTGCAGGGGCAAATCGGCCCACTGGCCGGTAAACAGTGTGACAGGGCGAGCCATGACCAAACCTCCTTATGCTATACAGGATATAGCTGCCAGCCCTCTATTTATAAGGGCTAGCAGCCGTTTTTACTTACAACTCAGAACGGCGAATCCGGGAAGTAGAACTGCGCCGCGTTGTCCTTGGTGATCAGCACCGAGGGGATGATGTAGGTGGCGGGCAGCTTCTCACCCTTCAACCGGGCTTCGGCGGTGAGTTTGATCGCGTCGTAGATGAACTTGGGCGAATACGACACATTGGCCTGGATGCGCGGGTCTTTGCCGTCCATCAGGGTTTTGATCATGCCCTTGGCACCGGCGCCACCAAACACGATTTTGATGTCGGTGCGTTTGGCCTGGTCGATGGCCTTGAGCACACCCACCGCCATGTCGTCATCCGCCGCCCAAACCGCGTCGATCTGTTTGAAGCGGGTCAGGTAGTCCTGCATCACCTTGAACGCGTCGTCGCGGTTCCAGTTGGCGTATTTGGCATCCAGCAGTTTCATGTCAGGGTGGGCCTTGAGCACACTGTTGAACGCGTCCATGCGTTCGTTGTCCAGCGTGGTGGCAATGCCGCGCATCGCCACCAGGTTGCCCTTGCCACCCATGGTTTTGGCCAGGTATTCGGCCGGGATCTTGCCAAACGCGGTGTTGTCACCCGAGATGTAGGCGTCTTGTGCGCTGGTGTCGGTCAGGCCACGGTCGACCACGGTGACGTACACGCCTTTGCCCTTGACCTGGGCCACCGGTTTGGTCAGCGAGGCCGATTCAAACGGGAAGATCACCAGGGCATTGATTTTGTTGACGGTCTGCAGATCCTGCAACTGGTTGGCCTGCTCCGGTGCACCGGAGGCGGTCTTGACGATGACCTGCAGGTCGGGGTGGGCTTTTTCCAGGTCCTTCTTGGCCTGGTTGGCCCAGAACACGATGCCGCCGGTGAAGCCGTGGGTGGCAGCCGGAATGGCCACACCCAACACCACTTTCTCTGCCGCAAAACTCGGCGCACTGGCCAGGGCCGCCAGGGCCACGGCGGTCAAGGCTAATCTACGGGTGATGGTTTTCATGTTGACGATCTCCTGAGGTTGAAAAAAGTAGCGTCCTGCTACCGGGGTTGGAAAAATGGCAAACGGGTCAGCGCCGGCCTCGCTGCGTGAAAGCCACGCCGACGATCACAAAGCCCTGCACCGCCGCGTTGAGGTAGACGCTGATGATGCTGGTCAGATTCAGGATGTTGCTGATCACCGAAAGCAGCACCGCGCCCACCACGGTGCCGGTGATGCTGCCCGCGCCGCCCTTGAACGAGGTGCCGCCGACGATCACCGCCGCAATGGCTTCGAGCTCCCACAACAAGCCGGTGGTGGGGGTGGCCGAGCCCAGGCGCGGCACATACAGCAAGGTGGCAATACCCACACACACGCCCAGCAACACATAGGTCAGGATCTTCACCAGGTCCACATCCACAGCGGCATAACGTGCCACCTGTTCGTTGGAGCCAATCGCCTGCACATAACGGCCAAACGCGGTGCGGTTCAGGATCACCCCGCCGAGCAGCGCCACCACCAGAAACACCAGCACCGGGATCGGAATGCCCAACAGGCTGGCGTAATAGACCGGGCTGTAAACGTCGCTCAAGTCGTTGTCCAGGGTGATCGCACCACCGTTGGAAAAATAGGTCAGGTAAGCGCGGTAAATGCCCAGGGTGCCGAGTGTCACGATGAAGGGCTCGATGTGGCCCTTGGTGATCAGCAGCCCATGCGCCAGGCCAAAGGCCGCGCCCAACAGAATCGCCAGAGCCATGCCAATCACCACCACCATCACCGGCGACAAGCCCATGGGCGCCAGCGCGTTCATCGTCAGGATGATGCTGCCCGCAATCAACGCCGCCATCGAGCCGACCGAGAGATCGATGCCGCCCGAAACGATGACAAAACACATGCCCACCGCAATGATGCCGATGAAGGCGGTGCGGGTCAGCACATTCATGGCGTTGTCTACCGTGGCGAAATTGCTGTTGAGCCAGGTGCCGGCCACACACAGCAGCACCAGGCCAATCACCGGGCCCAGGCCCTGTAAACGGCCCAGCCAGGGGGCGGCGGCCTGCGCTGTGGGCAGCGTTTTAGTGGGTTCCTGTGGCATGGGTGATCAACTCCTGTTCGGTTAATTGGTTTTCTTCAAGCACGGCTTGCAGACGGCCATTGCGCATCACGACCACGCGGTGGCACAGGCCGATCAGCTCCAGCAACTCACTGGAAATGACAATGACGGCCAGACCCTCGCGGGCCAGACGCTGGATCAGCGTGTAGATGTCGCTTTTGGCGCCCACGTCCACACCCCGGGTGGGTTCGTCGAGCACCACCACCTTCGGGTTCGGGTGCAGCACCTTGGCCAGCGCCAGCTTCTGCTGGTTGCCGCCTGACAGCGCAGAAGCCAAGCTGGTCAGGCTGCCGGTGCGGATGCCGTAGTCGTCCACAGCGGTTGTGAGCGCGGCTTTTTCAGCCGTGATGTCCAGCAGCGGGTGGGCGTAACGCTGCAAGGTCATCAACGTCAGGTTCTCACGCAGGCCCAGGTTCACATGCAGGCCTTTGCCCTTGCGGTCTTCACTGAGGTAGGTCAGGCCCTGCTGGGCGGCTGCGCGTGGGCTGCGCAGATCCACCACCCGGCCCTGCAGCTCAATCTGCCCGGCGCTGCGCGGGCGCAGGCCCAGCAGCCCCTCAAACAACTCGGTGCGCCCGGCACCCACCAGCCCGGCAAAACCCAGGATTTCACCCGGATGCACCTCAAAACTCACATCCTCGGCCCAACCCGGCACCGTCAAGCCGGTGACTTTGAGCACCGGCTTGGCCGAGGGCAAATGTGGCGCCTTCGGCGGGTACAGGTTGGCCAGTTCGCGCCCGACCATCAGGCTGGCCATCTGCTGGCGCGTTAATTTGGCTGTGTCTTCGCGGGTCACAAACTGGCCGTCGCGCATCACCACCACCTCGTCGGTCACCTGTTGCACCTCGTCAAGCTTGTGTGAGATATAGACCAGGGTGACACCATCGGCCTTGAGCTGCGCCATCAGCGCAAACAGGCGTTTGGTTTCGCCCGGGGTCAGGGTGGCGGTGGGCTCATCCATGATCAGCAGGCGGGCCCGGCGCAACAGGGCGCGTGCAATCTCCACCAGCTGCTTTTCCGCCACGATCAAGTGACGCACCCGGGTATTGACATCGGCTTGTAAACCGACCTGGGCGATGGCCTGGGCGGCCTCGGCCTGCATGCTGGCCTCATCCAGCAGCCAGCCGCGTTTTTTCTCGTGGCCCAGAAACATGTTCTGGGCAATCGTCAGGTCGTCGGCCAGGCTGAACTCCTGGTGGATCAGCACAATGCCCTGTTCCTCGGCCTGGCGCGAGCTGGCAAACACCATCGGCTGGCCGTTGATGCGCAGGCTGCCGCTGCTGATCGACTCAAAGCCAGACAGGATTTTCATCAGCGTCGACTTGCCAGCGCCGTTCTCACCAATCAGGCCTACGGTGCGCCCGGCCTGCAGTTTGAAACTCACCCCATGCAGCACCTGCACCGGGCCAAATTGTTTGACCACCTGGTCAAACTCGACATCCACACTCATGCGCTTTTCCCCCTGCTTTTGAGCGTCTCCTGCATGGCCAGCACCCCCGCCCCCACCAGACCGGCCTGCTCGGCCAGCGGGGTGTACTGGATCTCCAGATGCCGGGTCGACAAGGCCAGTGAACGCTGGTAAACACTTTGACGCACCGAGGCCAGCAACAGCGGGCCGATGCGGGTGATGCCACCCCCAATGAACACATGTGAGGGGTTGAAAAAATTCACGACGGACGCCAGCATCTGCCCGATCAGGTTGCCGGTGTGCTGGATGATGTGGTTGGCAGCTGCGTCACCGTTGCGGCTGGCCTGGCCAACATCTTCGGGGGTGATGTGCCCTTTTTCGGCAAGACAGACCGCCAACAGCTCACTTTGGCCCGACTGTGCAGCCTCGGTCGCCAAGCGGCTGATGGCCGGGCCAGCGGCCATGGTTTCCACACAGCCCAGGTTGCCGCAGTGGCAACGCGGCCCGGCGGTATCCACACAAATGTGGCCCACATCACCGGCCGAGCCATTGGCCCCCCGGTACACCTCGCCATGGCAGACGATGCCGCAGCCAATGCCGGTGCCCACTTTGATGACCAGAAAATTCTGCAGGCTGCGCTGCAAGCGCCACAACTCACCCAGCGCCATCAGGTTGACGTCGTTGTCCACAAACACCGGGGCGCTGTATTCCTCGCGCAGGTAGTCGCGGATCGAAAAGCCGTCCCAGTTGGGCATCAGCGGTGGATTGACCAGCTGGCCACTCTCAAAGTCGATTGGCCCCGGCACCCCCACACCAATACCGATGACCTGCTTGGCGGTGGCGCCGCACTGGGCCAGCATCTGGCGCATCAGCACCCGCACCCGTGACATCACATCACCTGGGCCGCGCCGCACATCCAGGGGTTCAGCAATCTGGGCCAACACCGTCAAATCGGGTTTCATCACCGCCAGATCCAGGCTGGTGGCGCCCAGGTCGACACACAACAACACACCCAGCCCGCCGCTGAGTTGAAGCGTCTCGGCGCGGCGTCCGCCGTTGGAGTTGAGCAGCCCCACCTCGTCCAGCAGTCCCTGATCGAGCAGGGAGGCCACCAGGCTGTTGGTCTTGCTTTTTGAATAGGCCAGCTGATGCGACAGTTCATACCGAGACACACCCGCCGACCAGAAAATGGTTTGCAGGATGCTGATCTCGTCAACAGACAGTGTGTCCCAGTGTGCCAAAGTTTGTCTCCTATCGGCTCTGGCCCCATTCTTGTGAGGCTCTGATCGATCATAGGATCACCACTTAGGCTAAACAAGGCCTAAGTTAGACCTAAATTTGGCCAAAGATCAAAAACACCCAAACCCGTGGCTGGGGCGAAAGCCTCCCGGCCAAGTCAGCCAAACACCCCATGCAAAAACCAGGCGGGTGCCGCACTGCTGAGCCGCTCGCGGTAGATCCACAACAGGGGTGAGTTGGGACTGCGCGCCACAAAGTAGTCGCGCAAAACAACGGGGCCAGAGGGCGGGGGTGCCTCGCCAGCAGCTTGAGGGTGTGGCCCGGGGTCAGGGCGCTCAGCAGATGGCCCGGTTGGCCGCAACACCGCCCACCAGGCGGCCTCCAACCGCTGCGGCCCCGCCAGCAGGGTCAGCGGCCCCTGGTAATGCGGCTGCTGCTGGACCACCCGCAGTGGCAAGGGCTCAGCCAGCAACCAGGTGGGGTACAGGGCCGTGGCCCACCCCGTTGGCACAGGGGCTCTCTTATCGGCCATGCTTGAGCTATTTTGGCCTCCAGCCCTTGTACCACAAGGGCTGATCGCTATCTTTTCAGAAGTTTTCCTGGGTGCCCGATGCTGGCCCATGATGGCCGCCGATGCATCACCAGCCGCTGGGCGCCAGCGCTGCATCTGTTCGGGCCGGTGGTCGGCTTGCGGCACCAGGCGCAGCACCTGGTGGGCACCGAGTCGCGCACTCAGACGCTCGAGCAGCTGCGCCAGACTGTCGCCCTGGGCTTGGTCTTCAAGCAGCAGGCTGGCGCTTTGCCCCTGCAACGCCTGGGTTTCGAGCGAGCGCAGGCGCAGCGACAACACCGGCGCGGGCAGCGTGAGCTGACCCAGGCGCTCGGCCAGCAGGCGCAGCAGGTGGCTGGTGTCGGCACTGGCCTCGGCGCTGCGCAACACCAATGTCCCCTGTGTCGCCGTGTTGCGGCGCACATCCATCAACCAGCCCAGCTCCACCGCCAGCACACCGCGCTGGCGCAGTTGCAGCCAGACCTGCAGTTGTGCCAACAGGCGGCGCGCGCCAAACAACAAGGCCAGCGCACTGTCCACCGGCTGGGGCAACTCCAGCGCCGCCTCAAACACCTCGGGCAGGCTCAGCCAGGGGTAGACATCCGGACGCAAGCCGTAGGCCTGGTCGAGCGCATCCACCAGCGCCGCACCAAAACGCCGTGCCACACCGGCACGCGGCAAGGCCCGCAACTGGCCCCAGCGGCGGCAACCCAGGCGCGCCAGCGTGGCCAGATGCGGTTGGGCCGCTGCCAGGCTGCTCAGCGGCAACTGGTCGGGCATCAGCGGCGGCTGTGGCGGCTGCTGCGCCCGTGCAAGCGCTACCAAAGATGTATCACCCTGCCCATAGTAGACAAGGGCTACCGGCTTGTTTGACTCACAAATATGACGCAACAGCGCGGCCTGGCCACCCCACAGCCGGGTGCTGGTTGACACCTCCAGCAGCACCGCGCCGCCCAGCACCACCACCTTGGGGGTGAACTGCAGCGCCCACCAGCCCAGGGCGGTGAGTGGGTCGGCCAAGTCAGCCCCCTCAGCCACGGGTGACCCCGCCGTGTCTGGTGACACGGCCGCCACAGGCCGGGCTGCGGACTCAGGCGGCAGCCACAAGGCGATCCAGTGCATAGGCAGGCTCCAGCCAGGGTGTGGGGGTATCCCCGGTGAGGAGCTGCGGGGCAGACACAGCCGACCGGGGTGGTTCAACCCAGCCGGCTGCAGACGCCAGCGGCACAGCGCTGAGCGCCAACACCGCACTCAGCGCCACCGGCCGGGCTGGCAGCTGCAGCACCTCGGCCAGCGGTGGGCCACGCCGTTTGAGGATCTGCACTGCCAAGTCATCGTCCGGGCTTGACGCGGTTGGCGGCCCAGCTGCCGCCCCAAGCAACAGCCGCAACACCGCAGGAGAAGACTCGCCCTGCGCGCTGGCCGGGCGAAACACGCACAACAAACAACGGTGGGCCTGCGCCGCCAGATGCAGGCGCCGCAGATGCTCGGAGCGCACCTGCGCCAACCAGACCAGCAAGGCCGCCACCTCGCTGCAACGCAGCGCCTGCTCGGCCGCCCACAGGCGCTGCGCCACGGTGCCCGCCTGAACCTGGACCAGGCGGCGCAGATCCAGCCCCTGCGCCGCCAGTGCCGGGCCAAACGGCAGATGTGGCGCCCCCACCAGCACCACGCTGCGCTTCAGCGTGGACAAGGCGGGCAGCAGCAGACGCCACTCGGCAGCATCCCCGGGCGCTTGCAGCACCTCACTCAGCGCCCCCAGCGGCCAGCCACCACCGGGCAGCTGGGCGTCCAGCAGCGCATGGCCGCTGGGCAACACACCGCCGTCGGCACTGGCAGCCTCGGCCAGGGCGTCAGCGCGCCACACGGCGTCGCCAAAGCGCTCAAGCAGGGTGGAAACAGAAGACAGGGCCATGGGATATTAGACACCAAATACTGTATGCATGAACAGTATTTTAAGGTGCGTCAACCCTGCTCGCAACCTAGCCACAAACGCCTGGGTTGCTGGCCAAGCAGCTCAGCCAGAGGCGAAACGGCCACACAGCCACTACCAAAAAAAGAGCTACTGCCCCTTTGCGAATAAGGGATAGCAGCTCTTTTTCATACAAACCGGGTCCAGGGCGCCACCCTGGCCGTCACACCATCCCGCTGGGTGGAAGCAAGCGCCGATTTAGCCCAACCAACCCAGAAACCACATCACACCAACGGCCACCACCAGCATCAGCACCAGGTAGGGCCAGCTCGACGGTTTGTCGGCGTAGGGGTCGCTCAGACTGCGCTGGGCGTTGGCGGGCAACTGCGCGATGTGTGTGAGCGAGGTGCCAAACGGGATGTTGATGCGAGCGCGCGCGTTGATGGCCCAGCCATTGGCGTCCAGGATCGGGCCCAGGTTGCGGGCGCGCAACTTGAACCAGGCCAGCAGCACCGCCGGGCCCGAGATCAGCGACATCACCCCCAACACCACCAGCGGCCACTGCCACCAGGCCAGCGAAAACAGCCCGCTGACCACCGACACCACCATGGTGCCGACCGCACCCAGCGCCAGCCCGATCGCGGCAAAAATACCGGCAAATTTGCCCACGTCAAACGGCGGTGGGGGTGGCGCCTTGGCGGCATCCCCTGCGGCGGCCTTGGTGCTGGCGTTCAGGGCCGCACCCACCAGTTTGTCATCCGCCGCTTTGGCTTTGCTGGCAGCGAGTTTTTGCATCTGGCTGCCCACGGCGCGCGCCACCTGTTTGTAAGGCGCCCAGAACGCCTGGCGCAGGCTGATCGGGTGGTCAATGATTTTGGTGATGGTGGCGTCCCAGTCGCGGCCCTGGCGGTCGTAAAACACACCATTGCGCCCGACCATGAGTTGGTCCGAATCCCCCGCAGTGAAGGCAGCGGCGATGCTGAGTTTGTCTGCCCCGCGCACACAGTCGCAATACACCAGGCACAGCCGGGACAAGCCCGCCAGCGCGGCATGTTTGGCCGCGTCGTTGACCGCCACACACAGCTCACATGAACGCCCGTCGAGGTAGAGCGTGCCGATCTGGAAGGTGGCTTTGCCCTGGCGCGTGTAGAAGTCGCGAAACGCGACAAAGTTGTTGGCCAGCGGCTGCAGGTCGCGCACATAACGGGCCAGTTGTTCCAGGTCACGCACACCGTCGCCCTCGGCCGAGGGGTCGGGTTTGGCCGCCAACCAGGTGGTGTAACTGGCCAATTTGCTCTGGATGTTTTGCCAGTCAGCGGGGCTGAGCTGGTCTTGCGCACCGAGCAGCGGCGTCACCACGCTGTCGCGCAGGGTTTGGATGCGTGCTGCCCAGGCCGGGTTGATGCCACGGGTCAAGGGCAACACAGCGTCTGAGGTGACATGGGCCAAAGGCAGGTCGCTGATGCCCTGGCTGCCGGTCTGCAGGCTGGCGGGCGCCAGCGCCTTGAGGGCGTCTTCGGACGCATTCAGCACCCCACCGGCACGCGCATCAAAAGCGGCGAGCTGGCAGCGCGTGAAAAAGTCCTGCACCTTGCCGTCGAGCTCGGTCACCAGCGCATGAGCGGCGGCGGTGGCGTCACCCAGCGGCAGCGCGTCATGCCCGGCGGCTTCCCACGCCGCCAGCGCACGTGCGGCGTGGCTGAGCTGGGCGGCGCTGGCTTCCGCCACGGTCAAGACATCGGCCTCACCCTTGCCGAGTTGATGCGCCAGCATCAGCGCAGCGGCCTTGATCGACTTGCCGGATTCGTCATCATCACGAATCTGGGCAATAGGTACACCCTCGCACTTTTGCACCAACAACTCGGGGTTGAGCAGGCGGCCATGGGCCCAGCGGATGGCGGCCAGCAGCTCGGGCGCCCGCACA is a window encoding:
- a CDS encoding ROK family protein; amino-acid sequence: MAHWDTLSVDEISILQTIFWSAGVSRYELSHQLAYSKSKTNSLVASLLDQGLLDEVGLLNSNGGRRAETLQLSGGLGVLLCVDLGATSLDLAVMKPDLTVLAQIAEPLDVRRGPGDVMSRVRVLMRQMLAQCGATAKQVIGIGVGVPGPIDFESGQLVNPPLMPNWDGFSIRDYLREEYSAPVFVDNDVNLMALGELWRLQRSLQNFLVIKVGTGIGCGIVCHGEVYRGANGSAGDVGHICVDTAGPRCHCGNLGCVETMAAGPAISRLATEAAQSGQSELLAVCLAEKGHITPEDVGQASRNGDAAANHIIQHTGNLIGQMLASVVNFFNPSHVFIGGGITRIGPLLLASVRQSVYQRSLALSTRHLEIQYTPLAEQAGLVGAGVLAMQETLKSRGKSA
- a CDS encoding Y-family DNA polymerase, producing MHWIALWLPPESAARPVAAVSPDTAGSPVAEGADLADPLTALGWWALQFTPKVVVLGGAVLLEVSTSTRLWGGQAALLRHICESNKPVALVYYGQGDTSLVALARAQQPPQPPLMPDQLPLSSLAAAQPHLATLARLGCRRWGQLRALPRAGVARRFGAALVDALDQAYGLRPDVYPWLSLPEVFEAALELPQPVDSALALLFGARRLLAQLQVWLQLRQRGVLAVELGWLMDVRRNTATQGTLVLRSAEASADTSHLLRLLAERLGQLTLPAPVLSLRLRSLETQALQGQSASLLLEDQAQGDSLAQLLERLSARLGAHQVLRLVPQADHRPEQMQRWRPAAGDASAAIMGQHRAPRKTSEKIAISPCGTRAGGQNSSSMADKRAPVPTGWATALYPTWLLAEPLPLRVVQQQPHYQGPLTLLAGPQRLEAAWWAVLRPTGPSAERPDPGPHPQAAGEAPPPSGPVVLRDYFVARSPNSPLLWIYRERLSSAAPAWFLHGVFG
- the imuA gene encoding translesion DNA synthesis-associated protein ImuA, with the protein product MALSSVSTLLERFGDAVWRADALAEAASADGGVLPSGHALLDAQLPGGGWPLGALSEVLQAPGDAAEWRLLLPALSTLKRSVVLVGAPHLPFGPALAAQGLDLRRLVQVQAGTVAQRLWAAEQALRCSEVAALLVWLAQVRSEHLRRLHLAAQAHRCLLCVFRPASAQGESSPAVLRLLLGAAAGPPTASSPDDDLAVQILKRRGPPLAEVLQLPARPVALSAVLALSAVPLASAAGWVEPPRSAVSAPQLLTGDTPTPWLEPAYALDRLVAAA